A window from Nitrosopumilus sp. encodes these proteins:
- a CDS encoding fibronectin type III domain-containing protein: MKALAILPILLILAISPFLFEDAFADHVSYGDNTGTYDDRWWWAEVDNTTGDCESIGYDSGFENRLDSGGNFCWVFKSFKTADLELGWSAVVSCGRSSSSPVYYQMYIYDGMYDPTNSTHFPTDSPPVTLGAGLLVNYGTNVCPTSGTPDLSASTEEWVTFVMETEDDGAGHAEIILDQFELTGLSGVNSWRFCQEPTSNDCATERPFSARQGSGESEYGYVYSYDPETVWRDGAKIVDLGVVVTNNTSVNFTWTEIDSAGIGIQAIANGGLNSTGYMLEYKNGTASESDYWTLITANAGDVETYETGNIFEAGHSYTARVITLGGEDAGWLSEPSNEVTFTMSGTSASTQTYDEAYYVNGNTGVDNRVYYREQAEYSLVNQSGVPNFQALCSVHDWYTTPANGYQMGTPNSGYGTCYSSMLVLPTAEVDGVEWTWTGLLHRSVAQVYHTFYIYDGALDVYNGTQFTHGKRNLGCQEGDTLGGQCMLYENGVPTSGTETWTPDLSSAQSDYVTFVVMLYDNEFGSHDVWTTFTSLAIDGYKTFYSPNTSALQLQFPETEYISGTEHDWGYFNTLFIPTPTLSTALSGDDIVLTWTVGSEAFDVSPTGYRIDRECPSGGGWKTIVADTGTTDLTYTDVNPFAGTSGFYEETFDDDVYQASWMSQDDQSPNFITYHSGSDVLLFGMLADAVDQHIVFPLSTAGVDNDPVSDTEWVMEYKISWTDTTTGTGANYHVFGLSDLNSGNFWDVSQDFLGIIFWVDAGGATTSVYTGYRDGASRTTTDTGFNLSNADMQGSDYFIKLSRTSPTNFNIKMYSGSVEDVDNLILNDDTTIPATITSLGNILGSNFGSISVASETLLEGSIDNLKLGDAGNLSLQSASTQCNYRIYSVASLGTSEVSNESATSQAGVSLTSPSNLVCNPTGTDRVQLIWNYNGAEVAEGFRIDGATPKGAEFTTYVADTGNANTVRTVTGLLPNTEYNFKVAVLVSPDTSGFSNEYSCRTNSASGGGGSTPTTPTTPTVTDPETGETTVSGSEFQATSPSTPISQSQQDLFDLSFPLIQELTNSFSGDIFTLVGGVHFASVGQTVNGNLLVGWDNTNNIIVNSIIIADSQMQVNPIPFPPYVAEGGEILSDNDIEQLSIVPPDSPNIESHQLLPYEIVIPSAFCGTGIEPCVEAGTHKIPVKVISTQGGQNVANNARIEITVGVPQIQFDIPTFVMFALVGMGLVGSVMVARRFRKKGKTVTV, from the coding sequence TTGAAGGCTTTAGCAATATTACCAATTCTTCTAATTTTAGCCATTTCACCATTTCTATTTGAAGATGCTTTTGCCGACCATGTAAGTTATGGTGATAATACTGGAACTTATGATGATAGATGGTGGTGGGCTGAAGTTGATAATACCACTGGTGATTGTGAATCAATTGGATATGATTCTGGTTTTGAAAATAGATTAGATAGTGGTGGAAATTTTTGTTGGGTTTTCAAATCATTCAAGACCGCTGATTTAGAATTAGGATGGTCAGCAGTTGTTTCATGTGGAAGAAGTTCTTCATCACCAGTTTATTATCAGATGTATATCTATGATGGAATGTATGATCCAACAAATTCAACACATTTTCCAACTGATTCACCACCAGTAACACTTGGTGCTGGTTTACTTGTTAATTATGGAACTAATGTTTGTCCAACAAGTGGAACACCTGATTTATCCGCATCCACTGAAGAATGGGTTACATTTGTTATGGAAACAGAAGATGATGGTGCTGGTCATGCAGAAATAATACTTGACCAATTTGAATTAACTGGATTATCTGGTGTCAATTCTTGGCGATTCTGTCAAGAACCAACATCAAATGACTGTGCAACTGAAAGACCATTTAGTGCAAGACAAGGAAGTGGTGAATCAGAATATGGTTATGTGTATTCTTATGATCCAGAAACTGTTTGGCGTGATGGTGCAAAAATTGTTGATTTGGGTGTAGTTGTAACAAACAATACAAGTGTAAATTTTACATGGACTGAAATCGATTCCGCTGGTATAGGAATTCAAGCAATTGCAAATGGTGGATTGAATTCTACTGGCTATATGTTGGAATACAAAAACGGAACAGCAAGTGAATCAGATTATTGGACATTGATTACCGCAAATGCTGGTGATGTTGAAACTTATGAAACTGGAAATATTTTTGAAGCAGGGCATAGTTATACAGCACGTGTAATTACTTTAGGTGGTGAAGATGCTGGATGGTTATCAGAGCCAAGTAATGAAGTTACATTTACAATGAGTGGTACAAGTGCATCAACACAAACATACGATGAAGCATATTATGTTAATGGTAATACTGGTGTAGATAATCGTGTTTATTATCGTGAACAAGCAGAATATTCATTAGTAAATCAATCAGGTGTACCGAATTTCCAAGCATTATGTAGTGTGCATGATTGGTACACTACACCAGCAAATGGTTATCAAATGGGTACACCAAACAGTGGATACGGTACATGTTATTCTTCAATGTTGGTTCTTCCAACCGCTGAAGTTGATGGGGTTGAATGGACATGGACTGGATTGTTACATAGAAGTGTAGCACAAGTTTATCATACATTCTATATCTATGATGGTGCATTAGATGTTTACAACGGAACACAATTCACACATGGTAAAAGAAATCTAGGATGCCAAGAAGGTGATACACTTGGTGGACAATGTATGCTTTATGAAAATGGTGTACCAACAAGTGGAACTGAAACATGGACACCAGATTTATCTTCAGCACAAAGTGATTATGTCACTTTTGTTGTAATGCTATATGATAATGAGTTCGGTTCACATGATGTTTGGACTACTTTTACTTCATTAGCAATTGATGGGTATAAAACATTCTATTCACCAAACACTTCAGCATTACAATTACAATTTCCAGAAACAGAATATATTTCAGGTACAGAACATGATTGGGGATACTTCAACACGTTATTCATTCCAACACCAACATTATCAACCGCATTATCTGGTGATGATATTGTTCTTACATGGACTGTAGGAAGTGAAGCATTCGATGTTTCACCAACTGGATATAGAATTGATAGGGAATGTCCATCGGGTGGTGGATGGAAAACAATTGTTGCAGATACTGGAACTACTGATTTAACTTACACTGATGTTAATCCATTTGCTGGAACTTCTGGATTCTATGAAGAAACATTCGATGATGATGTTTATCAGGCATCTTGGATGTCACAAGACGACCAGTCACCTAACTTCATCACATATCACAGTGGTTCAGATGTTTTGTTATTTGGAATGTTGGCTGATGCAGTTGACCAGCATATAGTATTCCCATTATCAACCGCTGGTGTTGACAATGATCCAGTTTCAGATACAGAATGGGTTATGGAATACAAGATTAGTTGGACTGATACCACAACTGGTACAGGTGCAAATTACCATGTATTTGGATTAAGTGATTTGAATTCTGGTAACTTTTGGGATGTAAGTCAAGATTTCTTAGGAATTATATTTTGGGTTGATGCTGGTGGTGCAACAACAAGTGTTTATACTGGATATAGAGATGGTGCAAGCAGAACTACTACAGATACTGGATTCAATCTTTCTAATGCAGATATGCAAGGTTCTGATTACTTTATTAAACTATCAAGAACTTCACCAACTAACTTTAACATCAAAATGTATTCTGGTTCTGTAGAAGATGTTGATAACTTAATTCTAAATGATGATACAACTATTCCAGCAACAATTACAAGTTTAGGAAATATTCTTGGTTCTAATTTTGGTTCAATTTCAGTTGCAAGTGAAACATTATTGGAAGGAAGTATTGATAATCTGAAACTTGGTGATGCTGGAAATCTATCATTACAAAGTGCATCAACACAATGTAATTACAGAATTTATTCAGTTGCTTCACTTGGTACTAGTGAAGTATCAAACGAATCAGCAACATCACAAGCAGGGGTATCATTAACATCACCATCAAACTTAGTTTGTAATCCTACAGGAACTGATAGGGTTCAGTTAATTTGGAATTACAACGGTGCTGAAGTTGCAGAAGGATTTAGAATAGATGGTGCAACACCAAAAGGTGCTGAATTCACAACCTATGTTGCAGATACTGGAAACGCAAATACAGTTAGAACAGTAACTGGTTTGTTACCAAACACAGAATATAATTTCAAAGTTGCTGTTCTAGTTAGTCCAGATACTTCAGGTTTCTCAAATGAATATTCATGCAGAACCAATTCAGCAAGTGGTGGTGGTGGTTCAACACCTACAACACCAACAACACCTACAGTAACTGATCCAGAAACTGGTGAAACCACTGTTTCAGGTTCAGAATTCCAAGCAACATCACCATCAACACCAATAAGCCAATCACAACAAGATTTGTTTGATTTGTCATTCCCATTAATTCAAGAATTGACAAATAGTTTCAGTGGTGATATATTTACTCTAGTTGGTGGCGTACATTTCGCAAGTGTTGGACAAACTGTTAACGGAAACCTTCTGGTAGGATGGGATAACACAAACAACATAATCGTTAATTCAATTATTATCGCAGATTCACAGATGCAAGTTAACCCAATACCATTCCCACCTTATGTTGCAGAAGGTGGTGAAATATTATCAGATAATGACATTGAACAGTTATCAATTGTTCCACCAGATTCACCAAACATAGAATCACATCAATTATTACCATACGAAATTGTAATCCCAAGTGCATTTTGTGGAACTGGAATAGAACCATGTGTTGAAGCGGGTACACATAAGATTCCAGTAAAGGTAATCTCAACACAGGGTGGACAAAATGTAGCAAACAACGCTAGGATAGAAATTACAGTTGGTGTACCACAAATTCAGTTTGATATTCCAACATTTGTAATGTTCGCATTGGTTGGAATGGGATTGGTTGGTTCTGTAATGGTTGCTAGAAGATTCAGAAAGAAAGGCAAAACCGTTACAGTCTAG
- a CDS encoding thrombospondin type 3 repeat-containing protein — MISNEKIFGIGVFGVAIIALGMLFLVEFNGTHGSVDDFFTGFGTVRTFSLTQDFTNMRCEEFNEIWINSGGSILQVASFSERETIFIDEQFQNQLALTANGRTVDDIHIKLFLECDGNAMEGSTIVSGTVKLRERIESPTVFFLGNDRPISTYSTQTITPVALEDSIKKEIFEYIITKQVLNNVLASSGDGSKHFKSEMLPKLKFDFNHPQVGVFSGAFDTEQFGKPIVTQFAFSFVNDIVQPTQTTSPTTDPNLDTDGDGKVDSIDVCPLLPETVNGYNDNDGCPDSLPDTDGDGIIDANDSCPIQPENFNGITDSDGCPDSSPTPLDTDGDGIEDLLDLCVGEKETFNGVNDGDGCPDTVLSTTSDSDGDGIPDNLDECPMEEETFNGVNDSDGCPDTVQSSTTSGSESAETSVGDTSLGSTQVIPFQQVSDDDPSGIIIIAIIFVGFIGSVVVLNKLRKK; from the coding sequence ATGATTTCAAATGAAAAGATTTTTGGTATTGGCGTATTTGGGGTTGCTATAATTGCATTAGGAATGTTATTCCTAGTTGAATTCAACGGAACACATGGTTCAGTTGATGATTTCTTTACTGGATTTGGAACTGTTAGAACATTTTCACTTACACAAGATTTCACAAACATGAGATGTGAAGAATTCAATGAGATATGGATTAATTCTGGTGGAAGTATTTTACAAGTAGCAAGTTTTAGTGAACGAGAAACAATTTTCATTGATGAACAATTTCAAAATCAATTAGCATTAACAGCAAATGGAAGAACTGTAGATGATATTCATATTAAATTATTTTTAGAATGTGATGGAAATGCTATGGAAGGTTCAACTATTGTATCTGGAACAGTAAAACTTCGAGAAAGAATTGAATCACCAACTGTTTTCTTTTTGGGAAATGATAGACCAATATCAACATATTCAACACAAACAATTACACCAGTTGCATTAGAAGATAGTATTAAGAAAGAAATCTTTGAATACATAATCACAAAACAAGTTTTGAATAATGTACTTGCATCTTCTGGTGATGGTTCAAAACATTTCAAATCTGAAATGCTTCCAAAACTAAAATTTGATTTCAATCATCCACAAGTTGGTGTATTTTCTGGTGCATTTGATACAGAACAATTCGGAAAACCAATAGTAACACAATTCGCATTTTCATTTGTAAATGATATTGTCCAACCAACACAAACAACATCACCAACAACTGATCCAAATCTAGATACTGATGGGGATGGTAAAGTTGATTCAATAGATGTATGTCCATTACTTCCAGAAACTGTAAATGGATACAATGACAATGATGGATGTCCAGATTCATTACCAGATACTGATGGTGATGGAATTATTGATGCAAATGATTCATGTCCAATCCAACCAGAAAACTTTAACGGAATTACAGATTCTGATGGATGTCCAGATTCATCACCTACACCATTAGATACAGATGGTGATGGAATAGAAGATTTGTTAGATTTGTGTGTTGGTGAAAAAGAAACATTCAATGGTGTCAATGATGGTGATGGATGTCCAGATACAGTATTATCAACAACTTCAGATTCCGATGGTGATGGAATACCTGATAATTTAGATGAATGCCCAATGGAAGAAGAAACCTTCAATGGTGTCAATGATTCTGATGGATGTCCAGATACTGTTCAATCATCAACCACTTCAGGTTCTGAAAGTGCTGAAACCAGTGTAGGCGATACATCACTTGGAAGCACACAAGTAATTCCATTCCAGCAAGTAAGTGATGATGATCCAAGTGGCATTATTATAATTGCCATTATTTTTGTGGGTTTCATTGGTTCTGTGGTTGTCCTCAATAAGTTGAGAAAGAAATAG
- a CDS encoding PQ-loop domain-containing transporter — MVLKWISPIHLAQQDKKELDYIGYALIIVSLFITVPQVLTIYENESAQDVSLFTWIGYTALGFWWLFYGIEKGVKPMILSSILHIIVDIVVVYGIIKFEGFNLGF, encoded by the coding sequence TTGGTTCTAAAATGGATTTCACCAATTCATCTTGCTCAACAAGATAAAAAAGAATTAGATTACATAGGATATGCGTTAATCATTGTTTCATTATTCATAACTGTTCCACAAGTGCTTACAATCTATGAAAATGAATCAGCACAAGATGTTTCATTATTTACTTGGATTGGATATACAGCACTTGGTTTTTGGTGGCTATTCTATGGAATCGAAAAAGGTGTGAAACCAATGATACTTTCTTCAATTCTTCACATAATTGTGGATATTGTGGTTGTATATGGAATCATTAAGTTTGAAGGATTCAATTTAGGTTTCTAA